A window of Phragmites australis chromosome 2, lpPhrAust1.1, whole genome shotgun sequence genomic DNA:
CTCAGCTCGCTATAGCGCTTTTCGAGACTATTGCAAAAGATCAGGACCAAAGTATGCTTTGCGTCGGTAGCACACCCCTAGAGTAATAGATAGGTTGAAAGGGCAAATGAGATGATACTGTAAGGGGTCAAAACCTGAGTCTTTGATCGGCTTCAGAGCTACTCAAAACCTTGGGTGGGCGAACTCCCCATAATACTCTAGTCACTACGAACGACCTCTAGTAGAGCCACTATCGAGACTCCGTTCTTTCTAGTCTATGGTgctgaagcaatgctcccctcgaGTGGCCAACTATTCAAGTGGCGACCAGGTGGCTCAatgagaggatgacataaacttgATCAAAGAGTTCCGCGATCGTGCTCTAAATCAAGCAGCTCGATACGAATAGAGCCTTAGGCGCTACCACGACCAGCGGGTGAGGGAGCGGACCCTAGTCGTAGGTGACCTAGTCCTAAGAAAAGTTCAGAATAAGACGGGTCGGAATAAGCTCTCCCTCAAGTAGGAGGGGCCCTACACAGTGGTCAAGGTTACCCGATCTGGTCCAATCAAGCTAGCTATGGAGGACGGCTGTGAAATGCACAATTCTTGGAACATCGACcagttgcgcaagttctatgtataAGGCTGCTCGAGAGCTAGtatgtgttttttattttgcaggatcttccgGGACGGGCGTGGAATAagggcttgtaagttttttcaattcaataaCCAGACTCTTTGTTTTTCAGGATTTCCTGGATGAGAGCGGTCTCCTGATAGATTATGAGTGTTTCCTATTCAAGAGCTTGACCGCCTAATCGGCAGCTTTCTCGTCGACCAGGCGATCAGGGGCTAGAGCATTTTAGATATAGTCATTTTTCTCTGCTTTCTTGTACTGCTAGTTACTTTGCCTCTTTATTTTTATGGTAAGTACTAAATCGTTGAGAGGGGATTCAAGTAGCCACTCGCGCAGTTTCAAGGATATGGACAGCTAGGGGCAATGACCTCGGAGCCATAAGTCCAAACTCGGGTTGAGTTCCAGTTGCCATCAAAGGGCTTGTCATGCCAATGGTTGTCCTAGGCACCATGAACCTAACTGGCGAGCGGTACGAAAACCTTGGTCCTTCCTAATTGTAACAGGCACTTAGAACCTACTCGCCACTTGAACACATACATAAAGCAGGTCCTTACATTACAAAATAACCCCTCGGGTATTGCCTAGGGACTATTTCTAACATTTTCATCTAGTATCCCTAGGATCCGAAGATGCCCCTTAGCGGGTCAAACCGGACAGTCCAAAGGAGGGAACGAGCCACGTACAAAAATGAGTCTGCAAGAGCATCAAGCTCCTCTGTGGTCCTTTGAATCCCGCCAAAGCCAGCAGGAACTACCAAAGCAAGGTCCAGGTTGGGGATATGGTCACAGACGCAGACAAGGGTAAGACAGGCACCGGTGACTTTGACCTCGAAAAGGTGGTTGCTAACAGTTTTGCGAAGCCTCCGCTCAAGATCGTCTACCTCCTCGGAGGTTGCTAAAAACCAGTTGATATGACCAGTCATAATGTCTCCAGGAGTTGGGCGAACCTGAATGTCGGCAGACCGCAGCAACAAGTTGAAGGGTGTAAAAGCCCGGCTGAGGCGGTCATAGAAGTATTCTCGTTGCTGGTCCCTCTCTCTATTCATCTACACCAGGTCTCTCCGCACCACGAGCAGCTCATCCTAACAAGCTAACCAAGCAAACAGGTCACGAACCTCACAAGGGTCAACTGGTCGAGCCTCGCTTGGCTGGCCTAGGACTACACATGACTGAGTGGTGCTAAGACTGACGCACCTCGAAGGTCAGTCTGCAGGATCTCTCGCTTGATTGCGAACCCAAGCTCGAACTCGACCACCGCTTCCCGATTGCGCTAGTCGACGAAGTGGTGAGTAAACATGGTCAGGGGCTCAGAGCGAGCAGGTTTCCTGAATATCTCTAACCGCACTCTATCTATAGGCGTGGTCGGGGGCTCAGAGCGGGCAGGTGGTTCGATCAATTCAGGGGCCCTATGACCACAACAGTGACATAGGCTCATAAGAGAAGTTGAAAGCCTTATTCATACAAGATATAGGCCCAAATTACAATTTGAAGTTTACTCCTCTTCACCGGATTCCTTGATGGTCTCCACCCGAAAGATGGACCCACGTAATCTGCTGGCCCTTTGCACTCCTCTTCTAGCCTCTCCGCTCCTATGGGACCTGCTATCGCAATCCCCTCCCGTACGGTCtcaaggttgaagttggggtcacggTTGCGGTAGCACTTGAGTACGTACGCCGCCATGGCCTTCGCCGCATTTGCCAAGTCCTTTGACGTCCTCTCCATCAGAATGCGGATGGTGAAGGCCCAACCCTCAATAGTCCTTTCTTCCTTCGGGTTGGAGGCATCCAGCCCAACGCTCCTTAGGGGCCTCCAAATATCCTTAAAGGCTTCCTCAAAAATACTACGGGTCCTTCGTTCCTTCTCCTAAGCTCAGCATGTTCAGCAATGAGCACGTCGGCCACCCGCTTCTCCAGCTTAGCACACCGGCTGTCTGCTGCCTCCTTCTCAGCAATTAGCTTGCATATGGAGGCGGGGAAGTGGTCGACCATGGAGAGCAGGTCAGAGGCTGGAATGGGCTCTGCGACCGGCTCTACGAGCTCGGAAGTCACAACCAATGCCCCCGGTGTCAGAGCTGCGCCTGACTAGGGGCCAGGAACACCTTGCTGAGGTACTAGTGGATTAGGCATGACCAGGGTGGAGGTGGGGTTAAGGACTTGCAATGACCATGGGTCACAAAGTAAGGAAGATCTCGAAGGATCCACTCCTAACTGAAGAACTTATCGTGTCAGCGGATGAGTGAGCACAAGTCTCGTCCTCGTAAAGCCGCTAGGTGGGGAAGCCAAGGCCATCGACAAGCCGCCAGGGATCGGTATCCCATGGACTcatttagggtctgtttggtagagctctccctgatccaaattctctgcggggagtgattctctggaggaagtgattatgtggctgaaagtgattctctaaaataaatatatggaggaagtgattctataTAGGGAGTGAATCAGGGAAAGCTGCCTTTTTCAGCTCcttagcttctagtttatttcagataatcactcccaCGGATTTCACTCAGGAAGCTAAAAACTAAAAGCTGCTATTTGGCAGAGCTGCCCTTGATTCCAACCGAGAAGCTTCTCtgggagctctgtcaaacagccCTTAAATGTTCCCTCAGAACCCGAATCTTCCGCTGGTCTCTTTCTCCCATGCGTGGACACTTGGCTGACAACAACCTGATCGCCCCTGGTCTAGTCGGGGTGAGGCTGGTCGGGTCAAGGTGAGACGGAGCTAGGCCGGTTGGGGCAATGTTGGTTGAACCTCTGCTGACTGGTGCTGCTCCCAAAACCACCACCCATGGTTGATACCTTGCTTCGAACAATCTGGTCACCTTCGTGGCAAGCTGGGTCGACTTCGACTAAGTTGACGACCAGCCGAAGCGGTGCTAGGCGGCAGAGAGGACATGCAGGTAGTAAGACCAGATTCTTGAGGGATCTTCGTGACCTCGTCTTTGATCAGGCGTAAGACATCGACCTCGGGAAGACCCTGCGACAACGCAAATCGTGAAACTTTGACCCAAGAGAAGGCTTGGAGGTGGAAATTTCGGGAAAAGGCCAAACATACCAATCTGATATGAGCCCTCTTCGATAAAGGGAGGTCACACAATTGTGGAGAGTCTCACGGAGGGCCATTCTTCCTCGGGGCAACCGCCACTAGGAATTTGACCCGCGAATCGACGACCTCGTAAGGGAGATCTGAATAAAGAGAGATACCTAAGATACCGCGTGATTAGTAACAAGTGCCATAAAAATGGTTGCGGTGTTACCTAAAGATCTCTCCCAAGTGTCGTCCTCACTCCCGAAGTATAGGTAGGCGGGTTGTGCTCTCCTCCGCAAGGAGCACAGtcgatgcttgatgaagtcacaaaCAACATCTGATCCCGATAGCCCTGCGTCTGCAAGCTGCTTAACCCAAGCAGCGAGGCTCAACAGCTCTGGAGTAGCCATAGGGGCGCTCCCCCAGTTCTCGGTGACTTGCGTCAACCTAGCTGGTAAGTGGATGTTGTCCATAGGATCTTCTATCTGGAGGTAGAACCACTTGTCCCTCCAACCTGACCACGACGACTTGAGGCCCATCTAAAGGTAGGAGCCCATGATGCCATCGCGGAGTCAAAACCCACAGCTTCCGGTGGCCAACCCAATCTGTAACCTGGCTATGTAGAAGAATCTAAAAAGACAAGGCATGACTCGACTCTTATGAAAttctcgcacatgtgagcaaaaacgctcagcatgatgatggaattagggttgaggtggaggtggaagatgCCATAGAAGGTGATAACGGTGGTGAAGAATTCAGAGAAAGACGACATGAGGCCGGCTAGGAAGAAGGAGGCAAACATAACGATCTCCCCCTGGCGGGGAGCAGACGCATCTTCCCCAGGGTGGTAACTCGAAGACAGGCGATGGGGGAGCAGATGGTTCTCGCATATCTGCCTTATCTTCACCGCAGCGCACTTGTACTTGGAGAAGTTAGGTTCTTTACTGGAGCACAACGCCATTAGAATGTGGCAAAGGTTGTGGCGATAGCACGGGCGGCGACGAAGAAGAGGGGTTCTGAGCACAagggatggggggggggggcttggaGAATGACAAAGGGATTTGCAGAGAGCCATCGACACCCCCATTTACAGGACGACTACGGTATCTCAACCACTGTGGGGCTCGATCAGTTAAAAATTCGAAAAGCCACGCATGAAAAGCAAAAATTCCCTTGGGTCTGGGGGCcatcattctctctctctctctctctctctctctctctctcccacgttccccttttttctctctaccaCAATCACTCTCTCTGCTTTTAACCTCCCCTCGAGATGCGGTTTCCTAAGCCTACCATGAGGAAAGACTGTGTCGATGACCACTCCCAAGGTAAATTCTTATTCACCTGGGCCCAAGTAGTGCGGCCAGGTTTTACCATGACCACATGGCAGACTGCACAACCAACCACATTTGCGAGgtagcttgggggctactgtcggtgtatagaATAAGGGGGTCCCTTACCAGGGGGAGTTCGCACAAGTGAGTGCCAACTGATAgtagatattttttcaaagaTCGTGGCCCTATCACACGACCAGGCAAGACTCTCACAATCAGCCCCTGGTCACGGAGGTAAGCCTTGCGACCAGTCTCACTGGTCGTAGGATAGATATTTTATCTTAACCAATCGAGTCGCATTAAATACTATCTGCTCAATTGTTTTTCTTCCCTAGTCACCCCCTCCAGCGAACGAAGTCTTGGGTGATGTAGATGGGtagtgtcccgtcccgtagcattaaatgctatgggatcGATAGGCGTGGCGCCACATGGCAGATGGGACAGCATCGTAAGTGGGCATGCAGCATGGGGCGATGAGATAGGGCAGGGCGGTTGACCAGTGTAGGGTCTGCATACCTACCCTAGTTAGGGGTAGTTGGTTTTGTTAGAGTTAGACCGATCACATTGTTGATAAGGTCTGTTTGTATGTACACCACTCCtgctctataaatagaggatgaTCAAGCttgtaaaaggaaaaaaaatatatatgtaaacaATTTCATACTATCCATAAAAGAATACATATGATGTAGGGCTGTTATCCCAtagtgtgaggaacggtgatgtcataagagagggtgaattaggacacttacaaatctaaaacaaaatcGCTCTAAAAATGTGTATGAGCTACttctagactccagcaacatTCCACACGTTAAATGACTAAGTGTAGGAGTATTTCTAGCCTAAAACCCatcaactagccgttttcctaacaacttagaaaagctgttaacaccgaatgatccggtgagaatagtggTACTAACATCGAATCATCCGGTAAGTACAAACTCAGACCTAAAGCCTCTACGGACACCGGATATTCTGATGTGCCTTCGAAtctatcaccagaccttccgatgagttatcttgatCCTGACCGCATCACTTCTTTTCTGTTTAAAATGCTTTGGTGCATTCATCTCTGTAATCATCAGACTATtcgatgagttgatcttcattcttcagtatTTACAATAGcttctgtaagaaatgctccagtgctataCTCTGATGTACACAAATCAAGCACTGGATCTTTCAGTGGATTAATCTTCAGTTTTTACATTTACATTCTTCTATAtaaaaaatgcttcggtgtatATCACCGACTATCAATGAGATCCtcaatccttttcttttataaaaaatagtctGTTAAATTCAATACATAGAGCATCCGATGCGACTATCCGTCTCTATGTTATCCTACGGTTACATCACATCAACTGACTTGTGTACTATATTTGTCACTCAATGTCCTAAGATTCCGGTGTCTGATACTCAATTACTCCACGCCACCGTGCGAATCCGCGAGGCCGTAGAGCGACGTCTGACTCTACTATGAGTGAACACGGGCCGGCTACGCGGTTTCATGGCTGATGGCTCGGTAGAACCAAGATGGTCAGTTCAACTCGCACCAGTGAAACGATGGTGCTCTGTGTCAGTGGACAGTGGCACCAAGTTTTACCATGTGAAAGGCAAGAAAATGCGTCGGTGCGCAGCGCAGCTCCGTCCGTTCCCATCTTCGGTATCTGAAACTGTGCCAATGTTCGCGTGAGCGCAAAGCGAACGCTGCTCGGCGACATGGCCTGCCCGGGTCCCCCTCAAAAGGGCACACGGCTCTTAACCTAACCTGTCTGATGATTGGTTAAGGCCCGGCGCATTAGTACATCACTCATCACTGCTCTAACCTCGAAGCCTACGATGCTTACTAGAGTAGTCGTACTATATTGGGAGTAGTATACTGAGACTCTCTTGTGCTGAATCATGGATAGCACACACTACGGATTACAGAAGGCGGAATCGCCGGCATGCTCACTCGTTTGCTCTAACAGGTCTCACTTTGGAGATGCTGATGGTTTTCAACTGCTTTGTCTGCAACCACCTGCCTGAAGCGAAAGCAGCGTATGCGGTCTTTATCGGTTTGTTGCTGGACTTGTTTAGCTCGGCTCGTCGTGTCCCCCAATCATGCACTGAGAAAAAATTCCGTGCACACGAAGAGCAGTAAAGACTGAACCACAAAGCCATTTTACTTCACAGTAACCGTCAATGACCAATAGAGTGCACTACCTTTTCTACACGCCTTAAGCAAACCATTGTGTGCATGTACATTCACCGATGAGCTGATTAGAACTGCAAACTAGGTCCTTACAATCCACAAAGTTTCTTTCTCCAACAATAGTTCTCAGTAATTACCTAGAGAAAAGACCCCATCTTAAGTTCTCGACTATGGAGTCGATCCTATGAACACGGATGCTACTGTAAGTCCGTAGACAGATGTGACTTTGCAGGCAATGGACGTGCAGTACATCCTCGTCCCTCACAGTGCCCTTTTCCGTGCTCGACAAAGTTGTACCAAAACGCTGCTTAAAGCAAAAGCAGGCGCACTCCAGTCTCTGGAGTCTGGAGCATTGACTACTGTTGCCACAATTCTCACACAGGCCTGAGGCCTGTGAAAAAATAGAATAGTGGGAGAGTGGCCAGCGCCCAGCAAAGTGCCAAAGGAAAAGGGCATCGCCATCAGCGTGTGGCCCCATAAAAAGCAGGGCGTGGGCAGGCAGAGCCGCGGAGAGCTGCCTCCAATCAGGCGCGGACGCGGTTCGGCTCGGCAGCGCCCAGCACAGTGCCCTCCTGTCTCCTACCTCTCCACTACCCACACTCCCACTTCCCACTCCGGCTGCTGCTAGAGGGGAGGACCTGAGCTCGGGAGCGCCGAGGTGTTGAGGGGGCTGGGAGATGGAGCAAGATTCGGCGAGGAGGAGGCTCGCATTGCTGGCGCTGTGCTCGGCGCTGCTTCTTCTGGCGGCGCCCGCTCGCCcggcctcggccgccgcgttgGAGGATGGTACGCTGCGGCACCTCTTGGCCCCTTGCGTTCTTACGCTTTATTCATCCACGGTGCTGCTCTCTGGAGGGGTGGTGCCATCTCTGTGCAATCTTTGTTTAGGATTTAGGAGTGGTTTCCTTCCGCCCTCGCATCAGATCTCACCTATCGAGGAAAAAAATGGAATTTTGTTCTCCTTTTCTTACCATTTCACCCATTTGTCAAGCACTGATGAGAAAGTTTGAGAAGGGCAATGAAAAGTAGTTAGTAGTGTTTGGCGTGATGTAGGACAAGCAGGTAACTTTGAGCATAGGATCATACAGATGTTTGCACTCGcgagaaaggaggaggagataTGCAAAGTGAAGAGAAGCCGTTTCTCCTTTCTGAGCATCTTTCAGTATAACTCGGTACATCAAAGTCAAAGTAAGGATTCTCGTAGGTAGGCAGGATCAACTCGATGGTAGCTTCAAATACAGACTTCAGAGCAAAAATGTGAAGCGCTTAGCTGTAAAGATTTGGCCACGTCCTGCGGCTTGTGTCACCCCTGTTTAACTGCCAAACACGGACATGTCCCTGTCTTGGACCAAATTATTCCTTCCTTTGTTATACTGCGAGATCTCATTCTCGTGATGCAGATTACGCTAGTGCCGTCACTTCTTAAGGCACACCCATAGTTACTCAAATTTGCAGTTTTGCTTAATGGATATGACGCTTTTTTTGtgttactccgttgtttagttcAGCATGTGTACCTTTCTAATTATACTTGGGACCATGTCATGGGTATATTTTGATGTAATTTGTTATGCATGTTATGCTTGAAAATGACTAGTAACCCCAAGTGAGCTGCCTTATCAGTTGAGGACTCCTGAAGAATGCAAAACTATGCTTAAAAAAACACTCGAACAAAGTCAAAAGGAAATCAGAAATGGTGCAGTAAACTCGGATCCAGACGAAACAGAACAGCAGAACCCGTGGTGCTGCAGAGTGTTTAGAATGTGTTTGGTTACTTGAATTCCCCCAGCTTGGCTCGGTAGATGCGTATAATCTCAGGAAGAAGCATGTTTGATTGCCTGTATCCACTGTTCCCGCCTATATGAGCGGATACAAATATACGATATCATCCTGGCTGAGGAGAGCTTCACTCCTCTTCCTGGTTGAGCAGATGCGGGATCTGCATTCGCTCATACAGACGGGCCTATTTGTTAGTGttacaaaatcatctttatgcgagtaaccaatcacaataTCAACTCTTGCATTCGCTCATGCGGCTTCAGATTCagtcaactaaacagaaaatcAGCTTAGctgtccagacagatacaatcaatcaaacactcttcttttaaACACATATGACTCCACTCAGCCTGCTTATATGATGCAGTTCTACAAAACCCCGttcgagcaaccaaacacacccttaatgATTCGTCTCGTGAGGGTCAAATGGCTTGTTTAAAGGATGGCCGTGCCGTGAAGGCCCATGCCCAGTATCTTTTTATCTCTGTACCTTCGCCTCCCCAGATTTACACCATGATCTTGGCGCTCTGTCCATGTAGGTCTGGACCATTGCAATTTGCATGGGGTCTCCATGGGAGGATGGTTGGTGGATGTGTTTCACTTTCACGGCTTCACCACATAAGATCGATGGGCATAGTCACATGGTTATCCTTGTGAGAACAAGGATGCATAATAAAGTGGTCTGGTAGTAGTGCCCCAATGAACTGCATTGGATGTGCAATAGAAAAACTTGGACATGTTTTCCTAGTGTTTTGCAGTTTTAGACTGCTGAATTCTGCCATGAAAAAATAGATATTGTACTGTGGTTTGTGGGACTAGGTTTTTGACTGATTTTTCCTCCACTTCCTTATGATCCTAAGATTTCTCCTGGAAATTGACCTTCTGAAACTCTACTGTGATTGTTCATTTCACCTTTTGGCATTTCCCTTACGACATATATATGCACAGAACAATCCCAGAAAAATATCATAGATAAGATATGTATTATTTCGTCACAGCGATACTATTATGCACTTGGCTGCATGTATTCATTGTCGTTCAATTCATAGTAGTTGACATTCATAGTATCTAAGTCATAAAGAGAGACTTCACCATGGTCAAACTTACGCCCGTCCTAAGCTACAAATGCAAGAgctagacttttttttttatcacttaCAGTATTTTGATTTCATACCTACACATGTATCACGAAGTAGATACTAATAGTTTTCTAATCGAATGTGTTTTCAGTTATGTGAAGCAGATATTTTTGATAGAGTATGTTGAGTTGCAACAGCGTTGTGTTTGATGTGAGATCTGTCACTAAAATGACCCTGAACTAATGTGAATTGGTGAATTCCTTGCGTAACAGGTCTGCTCAGCAATGGTGACTTTGAGACAGAGCCAGCCGGTGGTTTTGTCAAATCTGCTTCTGTTGCTGAGGGTGCATCATCAATCCCCAGTTGGACGATCAATGGCACAGTTGAGCTCATTTCAGCAGGCCAGCATCAGGGTGTCATGATCCTTATTGTTCCTCAGGGTATCCAACAGAGCTCTTATATCTGAATAATCAAGTAGCACCAAATTGATGTGTCAATTTGGTAATGATTAAACATTTGGAATTTCATGACAGGTGATCATGCCATACGGCTAGGGAATGATGCTAGTGTCAGGCAGGTGGTGCAGGTTGAGAAGGGCTCAGAGTATGCTATCACATTCAGCGCTGCCCGGACATGTGCACAGCTGGAGTCACTGAATGTGTCCGTGCTAGGTGGTGCATCACAGACGGTGGACTTGCAGACATTGTACAACATTGAAGGCTGGGATGCATATGCGCTGGCTTTTCAGGCAACGGAAGAGCAGGCACATCTTCAATTCATGAACCCTGGCATGGAGGATGATCCGACTTGTGGGCCTATCGTTGACAACATTGCTGTCAAGAAGCTGTTCACTCCAGACAAACCAAAGGGTATAAGACTCTACTGTCATCTCTAGACTGTAATTTCAGTTTCAGTGTCCATGTTTTCTGGTTATGCTGTGATTCACTTCAGTAAGTCTTCAATGGTTAGAGGTGACATCTTTAGCTAATTTCTGAAGAATATATTTGGTGCATTGTCTTTGTTGTCAACAGATAATGTGGTGGTCAATGGTGACTTTGAGGAGGGTCCGTGGATGTTTCCAAACACGAGCTTCGGAGTGCTGCTCCCAACCAACCTGGACGAACATACTTCTGCCTTACCTGGCTGGATGATCGAGTCAAACCGTGCAGTGCGCTACATCGACTCTGATGAATACAGGGTTCCCCAGGGGAAACGGGCCATTGAGCTTCTGTCGGGCAAGGAGGGCATCGTCTCCCAGATGGTTGAGACCACCCCTCAGAAGGTGTACAGCCTGACGTTCACGCTGGGATCGGCGGGGGATTCATGCCAGCCACCGATGGCCGTCATGGCTTTTGCAGGCGACCAGGCCCAGAACTTCCACTACTCACCGATGGGCAACGCCACCAGCCAGGCCGCGAACGTGACATTCACGGCGCGGGCCGAGAGGACGCGCGTGGCGTTCTACAGCGTGTACTACAGCACGAGGAGCGACGACCACAGCTCGCTGTGCGGGCCGGTGATCGACGACGTCCGCGTCTGGGCCTTGAACGCGGCTGCTGGGTTGAAGGCAAGTCTTGGGCTGCTGCTTGCCGTTGTTGGTGTCGTTGGGTTGGTGCTGTTCTAAATTTCTCTGTGGCTATGGTCTGAGTATTGTCAAGGATGCATAACCTCTTCTGTAAGTCTGAGGAGGCTAGTAGTTTTGGTAGTGAGCTTGGAGTTTGTACCTGGTTGAGTAATGTGAGCTTGGGCTAAAGCTACCAGAACATATATGTGGTTGCTTCTGTTACTTCCTCTGTGATCCAGGAAGTGACATGCAATTATATGGGATTGCGTGGTCGGTGTGCCAAGAGCTTGTAATGTGAGATGTCAGAATTGATCCAAGTTCATCTCTTTAATGTATTAGAAATTTGAAGGGCTCGTCTGCTTTCATATGGCTTCTTGCCTGGGTTTTGCTTTGAGCATCTACGAAGTATGGACTATGCCTTTTGCCAACTGGCTTGATAAAATGCAGTATATTTGTTTAGAT
This region includes:
- the LOC133908773 gene encoding protein BIIDXI-like, whose protein sequence is MEQDSARRRLALLALCSALLLLAAPARPASAAALEDGLLSNGDFETEPAGGFVKSASVAEGASSIPSWTINGTVELISAGQHQGVMILIVPQGDHAIRLGNDASVRQVVQVEKGSEYAITFSAARTCAQLESLNVSVLGGASQTVDLQTLYNIEGWDAYALAFQATEEQAHLQFMNPGMEDDPTCGPIVDNIAVKKLFTPDKPKDNVVVNGDFEEGPWMFPNTSFGVLLPTNLDEHTSALPGWMIESNRAVRYIDSDEYRVPQGKRAIELLSGKEGIVSQMVETTPQKVYSLTFTLGSAGDSCQPPMAVMAFAGDQAQNFHYSPMGNATSQAANVTFTARAERTRVAFYSVYYSTRSDDHSSLCGPVIDDVRVWALNAAAGLKASLGLLLAVVGVVGLVLF